In Sphingomonas phyllosphaerae, one DNA window encodes the following:
- a CDS encoding FdhF/YdeP family oxidoreductase, with protein MTEQHDDRPDFTPYNGPSGGWGSVRSLADIIPREKNVAQTTAELLRQNKHDGFACVSCAWSKPYPPHPAEFCENGAKATAWEITSQRVTPDFFRQHTLTELRGWSDYRLEEAGRLTHPMKYDAATDKYVVAPWEEAFRAIGARLKALPPKSVVFYASGRASLETSFMWQLMARLYGNQNLPDSSNMCHESTSVGLKTSIGVPVGTTRLEDFDTTDCILHFGQNVATNSPRMLHQLRDVHKRGADIIVFNPLKERGLERFTDPQNPIEMATAKETPIATQYHQVKAGGDIAVMMGIAKWLLAHDAIDHDFIAEHTHDFAPFAAKVQATGWDEIERESGLPRAAIERAAAAYGRAKTAMAIYGMGLTQHVKGVDNVRMLVNLMLMRGNIGKPGAGLCPVRGHSNVQGQRTVGITEKTELAPVEKLKERYGFSPPTEKGLDTVEACRGIIDGTVKAFLSLGGNFARAVPETELVEDGWARMDLSVQIATKLNRSHLIPAAGDTWLLPCLGRIERDLQATGPQRVTVEDSTSVIHPSLGKVEPASPHLLSEPAIVAGIAQSFLPPNPAIDWDQWVGDYSLIRDEIAAVFPNFFARFNERLQEKGGFWKGNKASGREWDTESGKAEFLVPDVLNATGFSEADGRFRLLTLRSNDQFNTTIYGYSDRFRGINGTRQVVLMNRADIARAGLTAGQKVTLVTDAEDNHDRRVGDLIVVEYDVPDGCIAAYYPECNPLIPLSHHAEESHVPAAKSVPVRIVG; from the coding sequence ATGACCGAGCAGCACGACGATCGCCCCGATTTCACTCCTTATAATGGTCCCTCGGGCGGCTGGGGGTCGGTCCGCTCCCTTGCCGACATCATCCCGCGCGAGAAGAACGTCGCGCAGACCACCGCCGAGCTGCTCCGCCAGAACAAGCACGACGGCTTCGCCTGCGTCAGCTGCGCCTGGTCGAAACCCTATCCCCCGCATCCCGCCGAATTCTGCGAGAACGGTGCCAAGGCCACCGCATGGGAGATCACCAGCCAGCGCGTCACCCCCGACTTCTTCCGCCAGCACACGCTGACCGAGCTGCGCGGCTGGAGCGACTATCGACTCGAGGAAGCCGGGCGGCTGACGCATCCGATGAAATATGACGCGGCGACCGACAAATATGTCGTCGCGCCGTGGGAGGAGGCGTTCAGGGCCATCGGCGCGCGGCTCAAGGCGCTGCCGCCCAAATCGGTGGTGTTCTACGCCTCGGGCCGCGCCAGCCTCGAGACCTCGTTCATGTGGCAATTGATGGCGCGGCTCTACGGCAACCAGAACCTGCCCGACAGTTCGAACATGTGCCACGAATCGACCTCGGTCGGGCTCAAGACCTCGATCGGCGTCCCCGTCGGCACGACCAGGCTCGAGGATTTCGATACCACCGACTGCATCTTGCACTTCGGCCAGAACGTCGCGACCAACAGCCCGCGGATGCTCCACCAGCTGCGCGACGTCCACAAGCGCGGTGCGGACATCATCGTCTTCAACCCGCTCAAGGAACGCGGGCTGGAGCGCTTCACCGATCCGCAGAACCCGATCGAGATGGCTACGGCCAAGGAGACGCCGATCGCCACCCAATATCATCAGGTGAAGGCCGGCGGCGACATCGCGGTGATGATGGGCATCGCCAAATGGCTGCTCGCCCACGACGCGATCGACCATGACTTCATCGCCGAACACACCCACGATTTCGCACCCTTCGCCGCCAAGGTGCAGGCGACCGGCTGGGACGAGATCGAGCGCGAATCGGGCCTGCCCCGCGCCGCGATAGAGCGCGCCGCCGCCGCTTATGGCCGCGCGAAGACCGCGATGGCGATCTACGGCATGGGGCTGACCCAGCATGTGAAGGGCGTCGACAACGTTCGGATGCTCGTCAACCTGATGCTGATGCGCGGCAATATCGGCAAGCCGGGCGCGGGTCTGTGCCCGGTACGCGGCCACAGCAACGTTCAGGGGCAACGCACCGTCGGGATCACCGAGAAGACCGAACTCGCGCCGGTCGAGAAGTTGAAGGAGCGCTACGGCTTCTCGCCCCCGACCGAAAAGGGGCTGGACACGGTCGAGGCGTGCCGCGGGATCATCGATGGCACGGTCAAGGCGTTCCTGTCGCTCGGCGGCAATTTCGCGCGTGCGGTCCCCGAAACCGAGCTGGTCGAGGACGGCTGGGCGCGGATGGACCTGTCGGTGCAGATCGCAACCAAGCTCAACCGCAGCCATCTGATCCCTGCCGCCGGCGACACCTGGCTGCTGCCGTGCCTTGGCCGGATCGAGCGCGACTTGCAGGCGACCGGTCCGCAGCGCGTGACCGTCGAGGATTCGACCAGCGTCATCCATCCCTCGCTCGGCAAGGTCGAGCCGGCCAGCCCGCATCTGCTCTCCGAGCCCGCGATCGTCGCCGGGATCGCGCAATCGTTCCTGCCCCCCAATCCCGCGATCGACTGGGACCAGTGGGTCGGCGATTACAGCCTGATCCGCGACGAGATCGCCGCGGTCTTCCCCAACTTCTTTGCGCGCTTCAACGAGCGGTTGCAGGAGAAGGGCGGCTTCTGGAAGGGCAACAAGGCGTCCGGGCGCGAATGGGACACCGAGAGCGGCAAGGCCGAGTTCCTCGTGCCCGACGTGCTCAACGCCACCGGCTTCAGCGAGGCGGACGGGCGCTTCCGCTTGCTGACGCTGCGCTCGAACGACCAATTCAACACCACGATCTACGGCTATTCGGACCGCTTTCGCGGGATCAACGGCACGCGCCAGGTGGTGCTGATGAACCGCGCCGACATCGCGCGCGCCGGGCTCACCGCCGGGCAGAAAGTGACGCTCGTCACCGATGCGGAGGACAATCACGACCGCCGCGTCGGTGACCTGATCGTCGTCGAATATGACGTCCCCGACGGTTGCA